A single genomic interval of Spinacia oleracea cultivar Varoflay chromosome 6, BTI_SOV_V1, whole genome shotgun sequence harbors:
- the LOC110779518 gene encoding uncharacterized protein: MLRVIPVWIKLPNLPLNCWGSDSLSRIGSLLGVPLYADECTSKQMRISFARLLVEIYVTKDLPKSVTIQGPAGIAIVQKVIYEWLPPFCTKCNLVGHVCGKGNGSMTRFQPARQQQKKIVQVWQPKKIVSQPVEEENETETTMEGEVTNLDSNQPTTADSAPVDEGWRVVTRRNREPRNSPSIVGLAQVHEELGMNDPSKVVEIKKFLGNNNVSVVALVETKIKCANSGKIQKKFGNGWRWIMNYSNSPRGRIWVGWKHDMITFQPIFQSDQLIHGCISAKNGKFRTTFTPVYGLHSIETRKTLWNDLTQLS, encoded by the exons ATGTTGAGAGTAATCCCAGTCTGGATTAAACTTCCTAATCTACCTTTGAACTGTTGGGGGAGTGACTCACTTAGTAGAATTGGCAGCCTGCTTGGTGTGCCTCTTTATGCAGATGAGTGTACATCAAAGCAAATGAGAATCTCATTTGCTCGATTACTTGTGGAAATTTATGTTACCAAGGATTTACCTAAAAGTGTTACCATACAAGGCCCTGCAGGAATTGCAATAGTTCAGAAGGTGATTTATGAATGGTTGCCTCCTTTTTGCACTAAATGTAACCTTGTTGGCCATGTGTGTGGAAAAGGCAATGGCAGCATGACTAGATTCCAGCCTGCAAGACAGCAACAGAAGAAGATTGTGCAAGTATGGCAGCCAAAGAAAATTGTGTCTCAGCCAGTTGAGGAAGAGAATGAAACTGAAACAACTATGGAGGGAGAGGTTACCAATCTTGATTCTAATCAGCCTACCACTGCTGATTCTGCTCCTGTAGATGAAGGGTGGAGGGTGGTTACAAGGAGGAATAGGGAACCTAGGAATTCCCCAAGCATAGTGGGGCTGGCTCAGGTTCATGAAGAACT AGGGATGAATGATCCCTCAAAAGTAGTAGAAATAAAGAAATTCTTAGGGAATAATAATGTTAGTGTTGTTGCTTTAGTTGAGACAAAGATTAAATGTGCTAATTCTGGGAAAATTCAAAAAAAGTTTGGAAATGGTTGGAGGTGGATAATGAACTACTCCAATTCTCCAAGGGGGAGAATCTGGGTTGGGTGGAAGCATGATATGATTACCTTTCAGCCCATCTTCCAATCAGACCAGTTGATTCATGGGTGTATTTCAGCAAAAAATGGGAAATTTAGAACCACTTTTACTCCAGTGTATGGCTTGCATTCTATTGAAACAAGGAAAACTTTGTGGAATGATTTAACTCAATTGAGTTGA